CCAGGGCGCCGAGTGCCGCGAATTGGCAGGGAACCGGGGCGCAGATCAACAAGGTGTCTTGGATCTTGAGCAATGATGCGGTGAGCGCCTGAGGGACAAGCATGAAACCGATTCGCCAGCTGGCAAATCCATATCCCTTAGACATGGAAAACAGGGAGAGGGTGTGCGGTCCGCTTCCCGGTATGCTGGCTGGGGAGAAGTGTTGGGCCTCCCCATAGGTGAAATACTCGTAAGCTTCGTCGTGGATGTGGAGAATGCCATGCTTAGCACAGAGTGCATTGACCGCCCGCAAGTCTGATTCGGGATAAACTGCGCCGGTAGGGTTGTTGGGCGAAATGGTGACGATGGCTCTCGTTCGCGGAGTGATCGCTGCCTCGATGCGATCCAGTTGCAGCTGATGCTGGGCGTCGGTCGGAACTAGTACCGGCTGGCAGGAAGCCATTGTGACGGCCATCTCGTGATTAAAGTAATAGGGAGTTTGGAGGATGATCTCATCACCCGGGTCGGCGATCGCGAGGATCGCGTTCATGAACCCCAGATTGCTGCCGGCCGTTACCAGGATCGAGGTTTGGTCAAATCCTCGAATGTTGTTCTCCAGGGTGAGCTTCTTTCGAAACGCTTCCACGAGCTCGGGAAGTCCGGTGACGGGACGATACTTGTGGTTCTCTGGGTCGCTCATCCCGCGCTCCAGAGCCCCGTAAACTTCGGGGGGTGGGCCGTAGGAAACGACCCCTTGACCCAGGGAGAGAGTGCCGGGGTGATCTCGGATTAACTGGGCGACGATCGGGATGATCGGGGACTGTACCGCCTGCATGCGGTCAGTGGTTCGTAGTCCGGCGAGATTCGACGACGGTGTGCGCACGCCCGGAGAGTGGCCCGAGGGCGGGGGAGAAACAAGGAGAAGCAGCCCGGCTCCTGTTCATGTTCCACTTTGTCGCGTCGTCCGTCCCCGGACGATCCTCCGAGCGGAGCGGGCTAAGAACTCGACGGATAGAGGTGGAGGCTTACCTGGGCCTGCGCAGGAATTGCACGAAGGGCCACTCGCTCTGGATGCGGGACGGCGAGCCCGTTCAGGTCCGCTCGGTCGGAGGGGTAGGTGTGCAGGATTTGCACGAGAGCGGAGACGGTTGATCACGTCACAAAACCGCAGTTTTCCAAGGATATTTCTCTTTTCCGCTTCCGTTCTCCAATCGTTTCCATACACACTCTCTCATCATGGCCAATCGAAAATCATACGGGGGCTGGCTGTTTGTGGTTGTGCTGCTCGCGGCGGGCGGTGGCGGTGTTTGGTGGTGGCGGTCCCAGCGTCCGACGACGAGTGAGATCGAATATCGTACCGCGGTGGTGGGACGGGGCGACATTATCCAGAGTGTCACAGCGAACGGTCAGCTCACTCCCTTCATCAGCGTGGACGTCGGTAGTCAAGTCTCGGGCAACATTCTGAAGCTGTATGCGGACTTCAATTCGAACGTGACCAACGGCCAGTTGATCGCGGAGCTCGATGCGGCGACCTATGAAGCGCGCGTGATCCAGGCGGAGAGCGAACTGGCGAATGCCAAGGCGCAGAACACGCTGGCGAAGGTGAACGCCCGTCGCTCGGAGAAGCTGCTGGCGGACAAGTTGCTCGCTGAGTCGGAATACGAGCAGACCATGGCCAATCTGGAGCAGAGCGAGGCGATGATGAAAATCCGGGCGGCTTCCTTGAAAAGCGCTCAGGTGGATCTGGCTCGGACGAAAATTTATTCACCGATCGATGGAAAAGTCATCTCGCGGAACATGAACGTCGGGCAGACTGTTCAGGCCAGCTTCAGCGCCCCCACGCTCTTCCAGATCGCCAACGATCTGACCCAAATGCAAATCGGCGCCTTGGTGTCGGAAGCAGACATCGGCGGGGTGGAGGAGGGGCAGCAAGTTACATTCACCGTCGAAGCTTTCCCTCAGCGCACGTTTCGCGGACGGGTTGCCCAAGTGCGTAACCAGCCGACTACGAATCAGAACGTGGTGAACTATGCGACCATGATCGATGTTCGCAACGAAGACATGAAGCTGAAGCCAGGGATGACGGCCAATGTCTCGATCACGACTGCCAAAAAGGAGAATGTGGTCCGGGTTCAGAATAGCGGTTTGCGTTTTCGTCCCCCAACGGGCGCCGTGATTTTGGGTGCCCCTGAGGAACCTGCCGGAGCGAAACCCAAGGTTGAACTGGCGACCAGCGGACCCTTCGCCGGACTGCCCATTCCTCCGTGGCAGGCGGGCGGAGAGCGACGGCGCCCGACCGACGAGGAGCGTGCCGCATACGAGAGCTCTCTGACAGCGGACCAGAAAGCGCAATACCAGCAGATCATGGCCGAGATGAGGGCGCGTTTCGCTCAAGGCGGGGGTGGCGGAGGTGGTGGTGGTGGGACTGGTAGCGGCGGGGGTGGCGGCGGCGGCGAACGGGTCCGCCGGAGTGATCCCGAGCGTCCGCGCACGACCACTGTCTACATGCTCGAAAAAGAGACGTTGCCCGCGGGGGGCGAAAGAACGGTTCTTAAGCCCGTGACCGTGAAGTTAGGCATCTCCGATGGTATGAACACCGAGGTGACTGAGGGACTTAAGGAAGGTGATGTTATTGTCGTCGGCACCGTCACTGCCGCCGCGGCGACTTCTGCCACAAATCCCCTCGGCAGTCCGTTCGGAGGCATGGGACGCCGGTAAACTGATTCGAATCTGCAACGTGCACCTCGACTCGAACATTTTGTGAGCACTCCGGTTATTCAGCTTGAGGAATTCCGCAAGACCTACACCAGCGGTGAGGTCCAGGTGCATGCGGTTCGCGGGGTAAACCTCTCGATCCAGCCCGGCGAGTTTGTCGCGATCATGGGCGCGTCTGGTTCCGGAAAGAGCACGATGATGAATACCCTGGGCTGTCTCGATCGCCCGACCAGCGGCAAGTACCTGCTGGATGGTGTGAACGTCATGGAGCTCAATCGGGATGAATTAGCAGATCTTCGCAACCGGAAGATCGGTTTCGTGTTCCAGGGCTTCAACCTGCTCGCCCGAACTTCGGCGGTGGAGAATGTCGAACTGCCCATGCTTTACTCGCGTCCGGCTTTGCCGGGACGCGAGCAGCGCGAGCGGGCGATGAAGGCGTTGACGATGGTCGGCCTGGGCGAGCGGTACGACCATACCCCCAACCAGCTCTCGGGTGGCCAACAGCAGCGCGTGGCTATCGCCCGTGGGTTGGTCAATGAGCCGAAGCTGCTGCTGGCGGATGAGCCGACCGGCAATTTGGATTCCCGTACCAGCATCGAGATCATGGGTATCTTCCAGCGCTTGAACGATCAAGGGATGACCGTGGCCATGGTCACGCATGAGTTGGATATCGCGCGCTATTGCCGTCGCGTCATTGTGATGCGCGATGGCTTGGTTCGAAGCGATGAAGCTGTGAAGGACCGCCTGATTGCATCGGAAGAGCTGGCCAAGCTCGACGCGGAACAGAAAGCCGTTCAACTCGCCTAAACCATGATTGCCATCCTGCGAATCGCCCTGCGCGCCTTGCGTCGGAATATCCTGCGATCTTTTCTCACCATGCTCGGCATCATCGTGGGTATCGCCGCGGTGATTGTGGGCGTAAGCATGGGGGCGGGCGCCAAGGCGGAGGTGGACAAGCGGATTGCGTCGATGGGACAAAACCTCCTGACCGTGATGTCCGGCAACATGACCCGGGGAGGGGTTCGCGGCGGATTCGGCATGGCGCCTAACCTTACTGTTGCGGACTATGAGGCTATTCGACGCGAAGTGACCGGTGTGACTGCCGTGAGTCCTGAGGCCCGCACGCAGGGGCAAGTGGCGGCTGGAAATCAGAACACTTCCGTGCAGGTCTCTGGGGTGAGCGAAGAGTATCTGCTCGCGCGTTCATGGAACTTGCGCGGTGGACAGAACTTCTCCGAGGCCGACGTGCGGGGGGCTAACAAGGTCTGCCTAATCGGCTCCACCACGGCCAAGACGCTTTTTGGTGAGAATATCGATCCTGTCGGTCAGATCATCCGGATCAAGAATGCTCCCTTTACCATCATAGGCTGGTTGGAGGCCAAGGGATCGGGGAGTTTTGGACAGGATCAGGACGATATCTTACTGCTGCCCTACACCAGCGTCATGAAGCGCCTTTCGGGCGATACCAAGTTCCGCTCGTTCTTCGTGCAGGTGGCTTCTCCGGGTGAGATTCCGGAGGTGCAGCAAGCTATCACGGAGGTCCTGCGACAACGGCACCAGATCGCCGAAGGTAAGGACGACGATTTTATGGTGCGTTCTCAGCAGGAGACTTCCGACTTTTTCAATGCGAACAACCGCATCATGACCGTGCTGATCGGATTCTTCGCAGGAATATCACTGGTGGTGGGCGGAATCGGGATCATGAACATCATGCTGGTGAGTGTCACCGAACGAACTCGCGAGATCGGCATTCGCCTGGCCGTGGGCGCTCGTGGTCGCGATGTTCTGCGGCAGTTCCTGACCGAAGCGGTACTGCTCAGCGTGGCTGGCGGGGCTCTGGGTATCGGAACCGGCTATTGGCTGGCACCCTTGCTGACAAAGTTTGCTGGCTTCCCGACGCTCATCTCCCAGGAATCAGTCCTGGTTGCTTTCAGCGTCAGCGCGGTGATCGGGATCGTCTTCGGATTCTTTCCGGCTCTGAAAGCTGCGCGCCTGGATCCAATCGATGCCTTGCGCTACGAGTGAATTCGCCCTTGTAGGGGACGAGGTTGAACGAGTCCTTGGGGGCTGCCTGTTTCCTACCACGCAGCGAACGGTGCTCGCGGCTTTCCCGAAGCCTCCTGACGTCGTCTCCTACACTCCGGAACTGTAGGGGACGAGGTGACGAGTCCTTGGGGGGCTGCCTGTTTCCTACCGCGCAGCCAACGGTGCTCGCGGCTTTCCCGAAGCCTCCTGACGTCGTCTCCTACACTCCGGAACTGTAGGGGACGAGGTGACGAGTCCTCGGGGGCTGCCTGTTTCCTACCACGCAGCGAACGGTGCTCGCGGCTTTCCCGAAGCCTCCTGACGTTCCGTCTTCGCCTGAAGCTACGACGTGACAAGCGTCTCCTACAGCAGCACCTATTCCTGTCGGAGCTGCACCGGCAGCGCCGACAAGGTTGCCTTGGGATTCGTCTGCTGAAAGTAATTCGCCGACCACTCGTTCGCGAAGAGCACCACGGGATTCCCCCCCATGTCAAAGGCGATCGCCGCCCCGGTCGGAAGCGCCAGGGCGTCTAGTTCGGGGTCTTTGAACTCCTTCGGAAGCCACCGAACGACGGTCCACGGCGCGGACTCCAATCGGGATTCGGCACCGTACTCGCTCTCGAGACGGAACTGCACCACTTCGAACTGCAGGGGGCCCACTGCCGCCAATAACGGAATTTTGATGATGGCGTTGCGCAGATGCAGCACCTGGATCACGCCTTCCTGCAGCAGCTGATCCAATCCTTGTCGAAATTGCTTGTACTTCGCCGTGTTGGGATTGTGTAGATAGGCAAACGACTCGGGAGTAAACCGAGGAATCTCGCGATAACTGATCGTGGGATCCGTCGTCAGCGTGTCCCCAATGCCGAAATCGGAAAGGCCGACCAACCCGATAATGTCGCCCGGATACGCTTCGTTGAGCGTTTCTCGCTCGTTGCCGAACAGCTTGTGAGAGCTGGAGAGGCGCACCTTCTTGCCGCTGCGCGGATGGGTGACCGTCATGTCCCGTTCGAACTTGCCGGAGCACACGCGGATGAATGCGATGCGATCCCGGTGTCGTGGATCCATGTTCGCTTGAATCTTGAAGATGAATCCAGAGAAGGCCGGGTTCTCAGGGGCGATGGGAGTACCGGCGATCACTCGGGCGCGTGGAGGAGGCGAGTGCTTGAGGAATCCGTCCAGCAGGAGCTGAACGCCGAAATTGTTAATGCCGCTGCCGAAGAAGACTGGCGTGGTCTGTCCGGCGAGCACGGACTCTTCGTCGAAGGCCTCTCCCGCCATCTCCAG
This genomic window from Verrucomicrobiales bacterium contains:
- a CDS encoding pyridoxal phosphate-dependent aminotransferase, encoding MRTPSSNLAGLRTTDRMQAVQSPIIPIVAQLIRDHPGTLSLGQGVVSYGPPPEVYGALERGMSDPENHKYRPVTGLPELVEAFRKKLTLENNIRGFDQTSILVTAGSNLGFMNAILAIADPGDEIILQTPYYFNHEMAVTMASCQPVLVPTDAQHQLQLDRIEAAITPRTRAIVTISPNNPTGAVYPESDLRAVNALCAKHGILHIHDEAYEYFTYGEAQHFSPASIPGSGPHTLSLFSMSKGYGFASWRIGFMLVPQALTASLLKIQDTLLICAPVPCQFAALGALEAGKPWAMQGLERVRAARDAVQQGLAELGDACRIPRADGAFYFLADLQSNQDPMAIVQRLVKDYQVAVVPGNAFGAAGCRLRISYGALTPDTARTAITRLVTGLRALLR
- a CDS encoding efflux RND transporter periplasmic adaptor subunit, which codes for MANRKSYGGWLFVVVLLAAGGGGVWWWRSQRPTTSEIEYRTAVVGRGDIIQSVTANGQLTPFISVDVGSQVSGNILKLYADFNSNVTNGQLIAELDAATYEARVIQAESELANAKAQNTLAKVNARRSEKLLADKLLAESEYEQTMANLEQSEAMMKIRAASLKSAQVDLARTKIYSPIDGKVISRNMNVGQTVQASFSAPTLFQIANDLTQMQIGALVSEADIGGVEEGQQVTFTVEAFPQRTFRGRVAQVRNQPTTNQNVVNYATMIDVRNEDMKLKPGMTANVSITTAKKENVVRVQNSGLRFRPPTGAVILGAPEEPAGAKPKVELATSGPFAGLPIPPWQAGGERRRPTDEERAAYESSLTADQKAQYQQIMAEMRARFAQGGGGGGGGGGTGSGGGGGGGERVRRSDPERPRTTTVYMLEKETLPAGGERTVLKPVTVKLGISDGMNTEVTEGLKEGDVIVVGTVTAAAATSATNPLGSPFGGMGRR
- a CDS encoding ABC transporter ATP-binding protein translates to MSTPVIQLEEFRKTYTSGEVQVHAVRGVNLSIQPGEFVAIMGASGSGKSTMMNTLGCLDRPTSGKYLLDGVNVMELNRDELADLRNRKIGFVFQGFNLLARTSAVENVELPMLYSRPALPGREQRERAMKALTMVGLGERYDHTPNQLSGGQQQRVAIARGLVNEPKLLLADEPTGNLDSRTSIEIMGIFQRLNDQGMTVAMVTHELDIARYCRRVIVMRDGLVRSDEAVKDRLIASEELAKLDAEQKAVQLA
- a CDS encoding ABC transporter permease; protein product: MIAILRIALRALRRNILRSFLTMLGIIVGIAAVIVGVSMGAGAKAEVDKRIASMGQNLLTVMSGNMTRGGVRGGFGMAPNLTVADYEAIRREVTGVTAVSPEARTQGQVAAGNQNTSVQVSGVSEEYLLARSWNLRGGQNFSEADVRGANKVCLIGSTTAKTLFGENIDPVGQIIRIKNAPFTIIGWLEAKGSGSFGQDQDDILLLPYTSVMKRLSGDTKFRSFFVQVASPGEIPEVQQAITEVLRQRHQIAEGKDDDFMVRSQQETSDFFNANNRIMTVLIGFFAGISLVVGGIGIMNIMLVSVTERTREIGIRLAVGARGRDVLRQFLTEAVLLSVAGGALGIGTGYWLAPLLTKFAGFPTLISQESVLVAFSVSAVIGIVFGFFPALKAARLDPIDALRYE
- a CDS encoding peptide chain release factor 3, which encodes MDIAKEIQKLRPCANISHPEAVKTTLTEKLLLYGGAVQLAGSVTARKNQRATTSDWMELEKKRGISISSTVLQFDYDGYRINLLDTPGHKDFSEDTYRVLTAVDAVVMVIDSAKGIETQTRKLFEVCRQRGVPIFTFMNKCDRPMREPLSLLDELEKVLGIGAFPVNWPIGTGFEFQGVYDRRDKLVYLFERTVGGQYRAPVSIGGLDDPIIRDRLDEQTFHKVSEELEMLEMAGEAFDEESVLAGQTTPVFFGSGINNFGVQLLLDGFLKHSPPPRARVIAGTPIAPENPAFSGFIFKIQANMDPRHRDRIAFIRVCSGKFERDMTVTHPRSGKKVRLSSSHKLFGNERETLNEAYPGDIIGLVGLSDFGIGDTLTTDPTISYREIPRFTPESFAYLHNPNTAKYKQFRQGLDQLLQEGVIQVLHLRNAIIKIPLLAAVGPLQFEVVQFRLESEYGAESRLESAPWTVVRWLPKEFKDPELDALALPTGAAIAFDMGGNPVVLFANEWSANYFQQTNPKATLSALPVQLRQE